The genomic window ATCAGGCCGAGGCCGAGGGCGAGTTCGGCGTAGACGACGACGTACGCCATGGCCTTCGGGCGGGGTGCGACGACCGTGTCGAAGCCGGAGCGGACGGGCTGCCAGCGGTGCTTGGCCGCCACGTCGGCGGCCCAGGCGATCCCGGTGCCGCGCTCGAACCAGCCCTTCTTGTCCTTGTGCCGCCAGCTCTCCAGCCACCACAGGCCGAGGCCGATGCGGAGGACGGCGAGCCATTCGGCACCGGTGAGCCAGATGGTCTGCATTCCGGAACTCCTCCCTCCCATCACTGATCTGACGGTACGTCAGTTCACCGGACGAGATGCCCCGAGCGCAAGAGTCCGGCGGCCGTGACCGATTCGCAATGGTTCGCCGTTACGCTGTGCGCTCATGCCCGATCACAGAGCCATGGATCTCACCGACGACCGCCCCGTCTACGTCATCGGCGGCGGCCCCGGCGGCCTCGCCGCTGCCGCCGCACTGCGCGAGAGGGGCGTACGAGCCGTCGTCCTGGAGAAGTCGGAATCGGTGGGGGCCTCCTGGCGCGGGCACTACGACCGGCTGCACCTGCACACCACGCGGCGGCTGTCCGGCCTTCCGGGCCTGCCCATGCCGAGGAGGTTCGGGCGCTGGGTCGCGCGGGACGACGTGATCCGCTACCTGGAGAAGTACGCGGAGTTCCACGAACTGGAGCTGGTGACGGGGGTCGAGGTCGCCCGGATCGAGCCCGAGGGCGCCGACTGGGTGCTGCACGCGTCCGGCGGG from Streptomyces formicae includes these protein-coding regions:
- a CDS encoding DoxX family protein; protein product: MQTIWLTGAEWLAVLRIGLGLWWLESWRHKDKKGWFERGTGIAWAADVAAKHRWQPVRSGFDTVVAPRPKAMAYVVVYAELALGLGLITGFLTPIALVGGLLLNLLYLTLMIHDWAEQGQNAMMALISLVALFAMSWQTWSLDHAIGLF